One Novosphingobium sp. G106 DNA segment encodes these proteins:
- a CDS encoding alpha/beta hydrolase domain-containing protein: MPRSRKGGLAAAMHAALGGLLLMTATVPAAAGPAKAEVTAVPGKPTLLFGSYDLATLGYQMDEYFVSGTATSYRLPGPPTSDGMWRAQAAATAPYTTRVVVLRPSDPAKFNGTVLVEWFNVTAGQDTPADYMVAHREMLRRGYAYVGVSAQQVGVEGGNSIMGQGTPLKKVDPARYGKLSHPGDAYSYDLFSQVGALLKAPKASGLLGPLAPRHVIGIGESQSAAFLVTYVNAIDPLARAYDGFFIHSRFGSGAAIDGTRVAGAPTSVPNDLRFRTDLRVPLLTLITETDLLGARLPGYHAARQPDNAKLRVWEVAGTSHADNYLFGGAFIDSGHAPIAALAKAFVPTTDSMMGKLSVPLNPGMPHHYVVEAAIAALGGWVSSGRAPASTPRLELESGGKAGETATLSLDANGLARGGVRTPWVDVPTIRLSGKGDPNSFIGMLGGSGAPMTKAELAKLYPGGKDDYLKRFTAALDAAIGAGHIVREDRQEILDIAAINYDTAP, translated from the coding sequence ATGCCCCGTTCGAGAAAAGGCGGCCTTGCCGCAGCGATGCACGCCGCACTCGGCGGCCTGCTGCTGATGACCGCAACCGTCCCCGCCGCGGCCGGCCCGGCCAAGGCCGAGGTTACCGCGGTCCCCGGCAAGCCGACCTTGCTGTTCGGCTCCTACGATCTCGCTACGCTCGGCTATCAGATGGACGAATACTTCGTGTCCGGCACGGCGACCTCCTATCGCCTTCCCGGCCCGCCGACGTCAGACGGCATGTGGCGCGCGCAGGCTGCGGCGACCGCGCCCTACACCACGCGCGTCGTCGTGCTGCGGCCCAGCGATCCGGCCAAGTTCAACGGCACGGTGCTGGTCGAATGGTTCAACGTCACCGCCGGTCAGGATACCCCTGCCGACTATATGGTTGCCCACCGCGAGATGCTTCGCCGCGGCTATGCCTATGTCGGCGTCTCGGCCCAACAGGTCGGTGTCGAAGGCGGCAATTCGATCATGGGCCAGGGCACCCCGCTCAAGAAGGTCGATCCCGCACGCTACGGCAAGCTGTCGCACCCGGGCGACGCCTATTCGTATGATCTCTTCTCGCAGGTAGGAGCGCTGCTCAAGGCGCCCAAAGCCAGCGGCCTGCTCGGACCGCTCGCGCCCCGCCATGTCATCGGCATCGGCGAATCGCAGTCGGCAGCCTTCCTCGTCACCTACGTCAACGCCATCGATCCGCTGGCGCGCGCCTACGACGGCTTCTTCATCCATTCGCGCTTCGGCAGCGGCGCGGCGATCGACGGTACGCGCGTGGCCGGCGCGCCGACCTCGGTGCCCAACGATCTCCGCTTCCGCACCGACCTGCGCGTGCCGCTGCTGACGCTCATCACCGAGACCGACCTGCTCGGCGCGCGGCTGCCCGGCTATCACGCCGCGCGCCAGCCGGACAATGCGAAGCTGCGCGTATGGGAAGTCGCCGGAACGTCACACGCCGACAACTACCTGTTCGGGGGTGCTTTCATCGATTCGGGACATGCGCCAATCGCGGCGCTTGCCAAGGCCTTCGTGCCGACGACCGATTCCATGATGGGCAAGCTCTCCGTGCCGCTCAACCCGGGGATGCCGCATCACTACGTGGTGGAGGCGGCGATCGCCGCGCTCGGCGGCTGGGTGAGCAGCGGCCGGGCTCCGGCGAGCACGCCCCGGCTCGAGCTGGAGAGCGGCGGCAAAGCCGGCGAAACCGCGACGCTGTCACTCGACGCGAACGGTCTGGCACGCGGCGGCGTGCGGACCCCGTGGGTCGACGTGCCCACGATCCGACTCTCGGGCAAGGGTGATCCCAACTCGTTCATCGGCATGCTCGGCGGCAGCGGTGCGCCGATGACCAAAGCCGAACTCGCCAAACTCTATCCGGGCGGCAAGGACGACTATCTCAAGCGCTTCACCGCCGCGCTCGATGCCGCGATCGGCGCCGGCCACATCGTGCGCGAAGATCGGCAGGAGATTCTCGACATCGCCGCAATCAACTACGACACCGCCCCCTAG
- a CDS encoding alpha/beta hydrolase domain-containing protein produces the protein MTTRRDALAGLVGGAAALPFGSLMAAEVTAGVEAARTRRTVEAARWNRAASPKVPAPYVPNSIYRSHAAQAGYVEEEWFVSGTDDIGQAYNTQVYIWRPRNPARFSGVILAEPLHALGVPPMMMYTSPYVVRSGHGWAMIGSQKLPIETYVVPKDPAYYSSLRIAAAPGTPAQRPAPTDAAAMAAYQAGMNQASNAILAQAGAALRAADGPFRGYGVRHVLLMGHSQTGSVVTNYVLGVHDRQRLPGGKPIYDGYFPSGFPRAPFGPRDVPLIQMVSDGDVSDANSRGPDLVGRRYRRPDSDAPGDRYRLYELAGTGHMGTRYAPHNDPATWAAVLGETQGVIMNSMPHDEQFSMGVHHLVQWVDKGVAPPRAPRLELAPDGRYLAKDENGNTRGGIRSPQIDVPHSTYYANPINPDGTPKRGVVGVEKPFPPERMRTLYGTPANYVRRFDARLEELIAQGWILREDSADSRKEAEAQRF, from the coding sequence ATGACCACGCGCAGGGATGCGCTCGCCGGCTTGGTCGGCGGCGCGGCAGCACTGCCGTTCGGTAGCCTGATGGCGGCGGAAGTCACCGCCGGGGTCGAGGCGGCCAGGACACGACGAACGGTCGAGGCCGCACGCTGGAATCGGGCAGCATCGCCCAAGGTGCCCGCACCCTATGTCCCGAATTCGATCTATCGCAGCCATGCCGCGCAGGCCGGCTACGTCGAGGAGGAATGGTTCGTCAGCGGTACGGACGACATCGGCCAGGCCTACAATACGCAGGTCTACATCTGGCGGCCACGCAACCCGGCGCGGTTCAGCGGGGTCATCCTGGCAGAACCGCTGCATGCCTTGGGCGTGCCGCCGATGATGATGTACACCTCGCCCTACGTCGTCCGCTCCGGCCACGGCTGGGCGATGATCGGTTCGCAGAAGCTGCCGATCGAGACCTATGTCGTCCCCAAGGATCCGGCCTACTATTCCTCGCTGCGGATCGCGGCCGCGCCGGGTACGCCCGCGCAGCGGCCGGCGCCCACCGATGCCGCGGCCATGGCCGCCTACCAGGCCGGCATGAATCAGGCCTCCAACGCCATCCTGGCCCAGGCAGGCGCCGCGCTGCGTGCCGCGGATGGACCCTTCCGCGGCTATGGGGTCCGACACGTGCTCCTGATGGGCCATTCGCAGACGGGGTCTGTCGTCACCAACTATGTCCTCGGCGTCCATGACCGCCAGCGCCTGCCCGGCGGCAAGCCCATCTACGACGGCTATTTTCCTTCGGGATTCCCGCGCGCGCCGTTCGGGCCGCGTGACGTACCGCTGATCCAGATGGTCAGCGACGGAGACGTTTCGGACGCCAACTCGCGCGGCCCCGACCTGGTTGGCCGTCGCTATCGGCGACCGGACAGCGACGCGCCCGGCGACCGTTACCGCCTCTATGAGCTGGCAGGAACCGGCCATATGGGCACGCGTTACGCGCCGCACAACGATCCGGCGACCTGGGCGGCCGTACTCGGCGAAACCCAGGGCGTGATCATGAACAGCATGCCGCACGACGAGCAGTTCAGCATGGGTGTCCATCACCTCGTGCAATGGGTGGACAAGGGGGTCGCACCGCCACGCGCGCCGCGGCTGGAGCTGGCGCCAGACGGGCGCTACCTCGCCAAGGACGAGAACGGTAACACCCGCGGCGGTATCCGCTCGCCGCAGATCGACGTGCCGCATTCAACCTACTACGCGAATCCGATCAATCCCGACGGCACGCCAAAGCGCGGCGTCGTGGGTGTCGAGAAGCCCTTCCCGCCGGAGCGAATGCGGACCTTGTACGGCACCCCGGCCAACTATGTCCGCCGGTTCGATGCCAGGCTCGAAGAACTGATCGCGCAAGGCTGGATCCTGCGCGAAGATAGCGCCGACAGCCGCAAAGAAGCCGAGGCGCAGCGCTTCTAG
- a CDS encoding TonB-dependent receptor, whose translation MKTFRMFALVGASSLAFAQSAFGQSAATDDPAQTTADDPAIIVSARRRDEVLQDVPIVVNAVTADSIAKLNLRKFEDIQQVVPGLQMRNNTNGIGTVSSVRGVNFDVNVSGNSGTIEYYFNDAPISSGTIFNSMYDIGQIEVLRGPQGTLRGRASPSGSITITTHRPDLDEAGGYSNATVNDIHGWNYNGALNVPIIADKLAIRLAGVIEENQGNRVRSLLSSLNPYDHTLSGRAAVRFEPFDFLSMSGSYQSTDRRTQQFGQVESFANVVPGSADGAVHIDPSDRLAYAKSPTQNHQQFKIWNWQAQLRYAGQRLIYVGSKTDSSTLSKGADSDAANIFPTQVIRGDTLSLSTSRSHEIRLQNEDRIADMFDYVAGYFYNKLDSMPANGSGTTLTNNTIVTAPSFRLIQTQIRQGSATLEKSYFANLTAHLGENTEISGGARHISYDMVQVLTINGVASPAANPPPDSFEHWIYSVSLKHRFNQNLMAYASFGTSWRPGSVAVGDFSVNQSQRETDFTHQSPETSKSFEIGFKADFLDHRARLNVSAYQQDFNNYPFHPNSTIYYLSFAQNPANPAAPIASVASGGTAFNFVAETKVRARGVEAEASFQATPHFNIGGTLNYALGKIRNGVLPCNDLNGDGVPDQLAAPPTVAQLQAIPNYAINHLAICTGSPRSSFSPVWSGVAHFDYTLSLDFAGGSEAFARGLFSWNGKTANDPNNPFDDIGSYGLLNGYLGLRSRSGDWELTLYGKNLFNKLVVLTRNSAPQSTSFSGLPVGGRASPVLSPYIGISVNEPREFGINLRVAFGSR comes from the coding sequence ATGAAAACATTCCGCATGTTCGCGCTGGTCGGCGCGAGCTCACTCGCTTTCGCGCAATCCGCCTTCGGGCAAAGCGCGGCGACCGACGATCCAGCCCAGACCACCGCCGACGATCCGGCGATCATCGTGTCGGCCCGTCGCCGCGACGAAGTGCTGCAGGACGTCCCGATCGTGGTGAACGCGGTGACTGCGGACTCGATCGCCAAGCTCAACCTGCGCAAGTTCGAGGATATCCAACAGGTCGTCCCGGGCCTGCAGATGCGGAACAACACCAATGGCATAGGCACCGTATCCTCGGTCCGCGGCGTCAATTTCGACGTCAACGTGAGCGGCAACAGCGGCACGATCGAATACTATTTCAACGACGCTCCGATATCCTCGGGCACAATCTTCAACTCGATGTACGACATCGGCCAGATCGAGGTTCTGCGGGGGCCCCAGGGAACTCTGCGCGGCCGGGCATCTCCCTCGGGGTCGATCACGATCACGACGCATCGGCCCGACCTAGACGAGGCGGGCGGATATTCGAATGCGACCGTCAACGACATTCACGGCTGGAACTATAACGGCGCGCTCAACGTCCCGATCATCGCCGACAAGCTCGCGATCCGCCTGGCCGGCGTGATAGAGGAGAACCAGGGCAACCGCGTGCGCAGCCTGCTCAGCTCGCTCAACCCTTATGACCATACCCTGTCGGGTCGCGCGGCCGTCCGTTTCGAACCATTCGACTTTCTGTCGATGTCGGGCAGCTATCAGTCCACCGACCGCCGGACGCAGCAGTTCGGCCAGGTTGAATCGTTCGCCAACGTGGTTCCGGGCTCCGCCGATGGCGCAGTGCATATCGATCCGAGCGACAGGCTGGCCTACGCGAAATCCCCCACGCAAAACCACCAGCAGTTCAAGATCTGGAACTGGCAGGCGCAGCTGCGCTATGCCGGACAACGGTTGATCTATGTCGGCTCCAAGACCGACTCGTCCACCCTGTCGAAGGGAGCCGATTCCGATGCGGCGAACATCTTCCCGACACAGGTGATCCGTGGCGACACCCTGTCGCTGTCGACCAGCCGCAGCCACGAAATCCGCCTGCAGAACGAGGATCGCATCGCCGACATGTTCGACTACGTGGCCGGCTATTTCTACAACAAGCTCGATTCAATGCCGGCCAACGGCAGCGGGACCACGTTGACCAACAACACGATCGTCACCGCGCCGTCTTTCCGCCTGATCCAGACCCAGATCCGCCAAGGGTCGGCCACCCTGGAGAAAAGCTACTTCGCCAACCTGACCGCGCATCTGGGCGAGAACACCGAAATCTCGGGGGGCGCGCGGCATATCAGCTACGACATGGTTCAGGTGCTGACGATCAACGGAGTGGCCAGTCCCGCCGCGAACCCGCCGCCGGACTCGTTCGAACACTGGATCTACAGCGTCTCGCTCAAGCACAGGTTCAACCAGAACCTCATGGCCTATGCCAGCTTCGGCACATCGTGGCGGCCGGGCTCGGTCGCGGTCGGCGATTTCAGCGTAAACCAGTCGCAGCGTGAGACCGATTTCACGCATCAGTCTCCGGAGACCTCGAAATCCTTCGAAATCGGCTTCAAGGCGGATTTCCTCGATCACCGGGCGCGTCTCAACGTCTCTGCTTACCAGCAGGACTTCAACAACTATCCGTTCCATCCCAACTCGACGATCTACTATCTCTCCTTCGCGCAGAACCCCGCGAATCCGGCCGCGCCGATCGCGAGCGTGGCCTCGGGCGGGACCGCGTTCAACTTCGTCGCTGAAACCAAGGTGCGCGCCCGGGGTGTCGAGGCGGAGGCATCTTTCCAGGCGACACCGCACTTCAACATCGGCGGCACGCTCAACTATGCGCTGGGCAAGATCCGCAATGGCGTGCTGCCGTGCAATGATCTCAACGGCGACGGCGTGCCCGATCAGCTTGCAGCACCGCCGACGGTGGCTCAGCTCCAGGCGATCCCCAATTATGCCATCAACCATCTGGCGATCTGCACGGGAAGCCCGCGTTCTTCGTTCTCGCCGGTATGGAGCGGCGTCGCCCATTTCGATTACACGCTGTCGCTCGACTTCGCTGGCGGCTCCGAGGCTTTCGCCCGCGGGCTGTTCTCCTGGAACGGCAAGACCGCCAACGATCCTAACAACCCGTTCGACGACATCGGTTCCTATGGCTTGCTGAACGGCTACCTCGGGCTGCGGTCGCGCAGCGGTGACTGGGAACTTACGCTCTACGGCAAGAACCTTTTCAACAAGCTGGTCGTGCTCACGCGCAACAGCGCGCCCCAGTCGACGAGTTTCTCGGGACTGCCCGTAGGCGGGCGAGCCTCGCCGGTCCTCAGCCCCTATATCGGCATTTCCGTGAACGAGCCGCGCGAGTTCGGCATCAATCTCAGGGTCGCCTTTGGCTCACGTTGA
- a CDS encoding cytochrome c, with product MPSSRRSRILASLVLAGIAAPLLAAPADQVRTRVDGLRELGAAFKAVNDGLRSSTPQTMLIQISARQIRGAAQAMYGWFPAGTGPQPGIKTAAKPEIWTNAAGFRRAQDDFSAQAAAFQNAANGGDVAAIRAAARNLGGACKGCHDQFRQPKP from the coding sequence ATGCCGTCTTCGCGACGTTCCCGAATCCTCGCATCGCTCGTGCTGGCGGGAATTGCCGCGCCATTGCTCGCCGCGCCGGCCGACCAGGTTCGCACGCGCGTCGATGGCTTGCGCGAGCTGGGCGCGGCATTCAAGGCGGTGAACGACGGCCTGCGCTCATCGACGCCGCAAACCATGCTGATCCAGATATCCGCCCGCCAGATCCGGGGTGCTGCCCAGGCCATGTACGGCTGGTTCCCCGCCGGCACCGGGCCGCAGCCGGGCATAAAGACTGCCGCAAAGCCTGAGATATGGACGAACGCGGCCGGGTTCCGCCGAGCCCAGGACGACTTCTCGGCGCAGGCCGCCGCATTCCAGAACGCGGCCAATGGCGGCGATGTCGCCGCGATCCGTGCCGCCGCACGCAATCTCGGCGGCGCCTGCAAGGGCTGCCATGACCAGTTCCGTCAACCCAAGCCCTAG
- a CDS encoding tetratricopeptide repeat protein: MIGLVPVAIVLSFSAAASAPIVPAPGRVECADPRAAAHYDRGLDLYRNGQFALAILAYDTALRLRPDFAEAYQNRGAAHDADGQPKRALEDYDHALRLTPDWPEWLYDRGLAWRHAGEHDRALADFRRALELRPGFVAALLEQGIVRYERRDFAGAIVDYSAAIALQPGLAEAFNNRALAYLKLGRYDLAQPDFDRTIRLHQYYGNALINRSLGAMTAPPLACAAPVP, from the coding sequence ATGATAGGGCTGGTGCCAGTCGCGATCGTCTTGTCCTTTTCGGCGGCGGCAAGCGCACCGATCGTTCCTGCCCCGGGGCGGGTGGAATGTGCCGACCCGCGGGCCGCCGCGCACTACGATCGCGGTCTCGACCTCTACCGCAACGGGCAGTTTGCGCTCGCGATCCTCGCGTATGATACTGCGCTTCGGTTGCGCCCCGACTTCGCCGAGGCCTATCAGAACCGTGGGGCGGCCCATGACGCCGACGGCCAGCCAAAGCGGGCCCTGGAGGACTATGACCACGCGCTGCGGCTGACGCCCGACTGGCCCGAGTGGCTGTATGACCGCGGGCTCGCCTGGCGTCACGCCGGCGAACACGATCGCGCACTCGCCGACTTCCGGCGCGCGCTCGAACTCAGGCCCGGTTTCGTCGCCGCACTCCTTGAACAGGGGATCGTGCGGTACGAACGGCGCGATTTTGCGGGGGCGATTGTGGACTATTCAGCGGCGATCGCGCTGCAGCCAGGCCTTGCCGAAGCCTTCAACAACCGCGCGCTCGCCTATCTGAAGCTCGGCCGTTACGACCTCGCCCAGCCGGATTTCGATCGCACGATCCGGCTGCACCAGTATTACGGCAACGCGCTCATCAACCGTAGCCTCGGCGCCATGACGGCGCCGCCGCTGGCCTGCGCCGCGCCCGTTCCATAG